A single window of Polyodon spathula isolate WHYD16114869_AA chromosome 2, ASM1765450v1, whole genome shotgun sequence DNA harbors:
- the LOC121301341 gene encoding cyclin-G2-like encodes MKDLTAQSNEALKYLKQLNLHLEQETNFLPKQTGLNLIESAPENDNFVSAKRRDAKVEDLWSLTNFFGFSTETFALAVNLLDRFLAMMKVQPKHLSCIGVCCFNIAAKVVEEECNIPPTHDIIRISQCKCTVSDLKRMEKIISEKLKFQFKAITALTFLHLYHAVALSHTSERKDILNLDKLEAQLKACYCRFMFSKAKPSVLALSLLTLEIESLKSRDLCEIAQCVQKHSRIVDEDFLYWRELVSKCLAEYSSPECSKPDHKKLVWIVSRRTAQSLHSSYCCIPELPTIPEGGWDESESEDSCEDMSCGEESLSSSPMSHLEGAFFPEDLRHKPKWLSVQ; translated from the exons ATGAAGGATTTAACAGCCCAGAGTAACGAAGCCTTGAAATACCTGAAACAGCTTAACCTGCATCTAGAACAGGAGACGAATTTCCTGCCCAAGCAAACTGGATTAAACCTGATTGAGTCCGCTCCAGAG AATGACAACTTTGTCTCAGCAAAACGCAGAGATGCCAAAGTTGAAGATCTCTGGAGCTTGACGAACTTTTTTGGGTTTAGTACGGAGACCTTTGCCCTCGCTGTAAATCTGCTGGATAGGTTTTTAGCAATGATGAag GTGCAGCCCAAACACTTGTCCTGCATTGGAGTCTGTTGCTTCAACATTGCAGCTAAAGTGGTGGAAGAGGAGTGTAATATTCCGCCAACCCATGACATAATCCGCATCAGTCAGTGCAAATGCACTGTTTCAGACCTCAAAAGAATGGAGAAAATTATTTCCGAAAAACTGAAGTTTCAGTTTAAAGCTATAACTGCCTTAACCTTTTTGCACTTGTACCACGCTGTTGCACTTTCACATACCTCAGAAAG aaaggacATTCTGAATCTCGACAAACTTGAAGCCCAGCTAAAAGCCTGCTATTGTCGATTCATGTTCTCTAAGGCAAAA ccATCAGTATTAGCTCTGTCTCTCCTCACTCTGGAGATTGAATCCCTGAAGTCCCGAGACTTGTGTGAAATTGCACAGTGTGTTCAGAAACATTCAAGG ATTGTTGATGAAGATTTCCTGTACTGGAGAGAGTTGGTATCTAAGTGTTTGGCAGAATATTCTTCGCCTGAATGTAGCAAACCTGATCACAAGAAATTGGTGTGGATCGTTTCCAGGCGAACAGCTCAGAGTCTGCACAGCAGTTACTGCTGTATTCCAGAGCTGCCGACAATTCCTGAGGGAGGCTGGGACGAGAGTGAAAG TGAGGACTCGTGTGAAGACATGAGCTGTGGAGAGGAGAGTCTGAGCAGCTCCCCAATGAGTCATCTAGAGGGGGCTTTCTTCCCAGAAGATCTCCGTCACAAACCCAAGTGGCTTTCAGTACAGTAG